A stretch of Gadus chalcogrammus isolate NIFS_2021 chromosome 9, NIFS_Gcha_1.0, whole genome shotgun sequence DNA encodes these proteins:
- the rnf141 gene encoding RING finger protein 141 — translation MGQQLSGQASRLPEKLVRHAGLVRDSGYLTYEEFLARVSELNDVTAQLAAGQQKHLLFEVQPGSDTSALWKVAVRVVCTKINKETGTVEATRIMNLYQFTQLYRDVTSQAAQVLGPDGPLEGPSAQLPSTDSCQASMWMGRVKQLTDEEECCICMDGRSDLMLPCAHSFCQKCIDQWSGQSRNCPICRIQVTAANESWVVSDAPTEHDMADYILHLADEAGQPHSP, via the exons atggGCCAGCAGCTCTCGGGCCAGGCCAGCCGGCTGCCCGAGAAGCTGGTGAGGCACGCGGGGCTGGTGAGGGACAGCGGGTACCTCACCTACGAGGAGTTCCTGGCCAGGGTGTCGGAGCTCAACGACGT GACGGCCCAGCTGGCCGCCGGGCAGCAGAAGCACCTCCTCTTCGAGGTGCAGCCCGGCTCCGACACCAGCGCCCTGTGGAAGGTGGCCGTGCGCGTGGTGTGCACCAAG atcAACAAGGAGACGGGCACGGTGGAGGCCACCCGCATCATGAACCTGTACCAGTTCACCCAGCTGTACCGCGACGTCACCAGCCAGGCCGCCCAGGTGCTGGGCCCCGACGGCCCCTTGGAGGGCCCCTCGGCCCAGCTGCCCTCCACCGACTCCTGCCAGGCCAGCATGTGGATGGGCCG ggtgAAGCAGCTGACGGATGAGGAGGAGTGTTGTATCTGCATGGACGGCCGGTCGGACCTCATGCTGCCGTGCGCACACAGCTTCTGTCAGAAGTGCATTGACCAATG GAGCGGGCAGAGCAGGAACTGCCCCATCTGCCGCATCCAGGTGACGGCGGCCAACGAGTCCTGGGTGGTGTCAGACGCCCCCACCGAGCACGACATGGCCGACTACATCCTCCACCTGGCAGACGAGGCCGGCCAGCCCCACAGTCCCTAG
- the LOC130389504 gene encoding alpha-1,3-mannosyl-glycoprotein 4-beta-N-acetylglucosaminyltransferase C-like, with protein sequence MRLVVKAVDRMRCFRKRATIPVLVFLITFLLFFNLYMDNEYVLEAEKRPLGETLLPPGPPGPPERDVPGLREPANFSGSINVTYRYLAGLPLNRRKFLTIGLSSVKRRKGNYLIETIKSIFDQSSYEELQQMVVVVHLADFDLAWCDHLVQEISRRFAHHILAGRLLVIQAPEEYYPPLDGLKRNFNDPDDRVRFRSKQNVDYAFLLNFCTELSDFYMMLEDDVRCSRNFLTSLKKVISSREGSYWVMLEFSKLGYIGKLYRSGDLPRLARFLLLFYQEMPCDWLLLHFRGLLAQKDVIRFRPSLFQHMGYYSSYNGAENKLQDDDFEEDSADVPDNPPARLHTNIHVFESYDVGRAYSSVAEEYFWGKPPFTGDFLVVIFNKSARISRIRVVTGSDDRQSDVLHRGALEVGRRLTESRQGQQCTSYITLGEFKDGRIEVHNVHHKIGFEVQCVRIVVTASQEDWLIVRTVSVWTAQPSAP encoded by the exons ATGAGGCTGGTGGTGAAGGCCGTCGACAGGATGAGATGCTTTCGGAAGCGCGCCACGATCCCGGTCCTGGTCTTCCTAatcaccttcctcctcttcttcaaccTCTACATGGACAATGAGTATGTGCTG GAGGCGGAGAAACGGCCTCTGGGCGAGACGCTGCTGCCCCcgggccccccagggcccccagAGAGAGACGTACCCGGGCTCCGGGAGCCGGCCAACTTCTCGGGGAGCATCAACGTGACGTACCGCTACCTGGCGGGCCTGCCCCTGAACCGCAGGA AGTTCCTCACCATCGGCCTGTCGTCCGTCAAACGGAGAAAGGGGAACTACCTGATAGAAACGATCAAGTCCATCTTCGACCAGTCCAGCTACGAGGAGCTACagcagatggtggtggtggtccacCTGGCGGACTTCGACCTGGCGTGGTGTGACCACCTGGTGCAGGAGATCTCCCGGAGGTTTGCCCACCACATTCTCGCCGGGCGCCTGCTGGTCATCCAGGCTCCGGAGGAGTACTACCCGCCTCTGGACGGTCTGAAGAGGAACTTCAACGACCCCGACGACCGGGTCCGGTTCCGCTCCAAGCAGAATGTCGACTACGCCTTCCTGCTCAACTTCTGCACCGAGCTCTCGGACTTCTACATGATGCTGGAGGACGACGTGCGCTGCTCCAGGAATTTCCTGACCTCCCTGAAGAAGGTGATCTCCTCCCGGGAAGGCTCCTACTGGGTGATGCTGGAGTTCTCCAAGCTGGGGTACATCGGGAAGCTGTACCGCTCGGGGGACCTGCCGCGCCTGGCCCGCTTCCTGCTGCTCTTCTACCAGGAGATGCCGTGCGactggctcctcctccacttcaggGGCCTGCTGGCCCAGAAGGACGTGATCCGCTTCCGGCCCTCGCTGTTCCAGCACATGGGCTATTACTCCTCGTACAACGGTGCCGAGAACAAGCTGCAGGACGACGACTTCGAGGAGGACTCGGCGGACGTCCCCGACAACCCGCCCGCCCGCCTGCACACCAACATCCACGTGTTCGAGAGCTACGACGTCGGCCGGGCCTACAGCAGCGTCGCCGAGGAGTACTTCTGGGGGAAGCCGCCGTTCACCGGGGACTTCTTGGTCGTCATCTTTAACAAGTCCGCCAGGATCAGCCGGATCAGGGTCGTCACGGGGTCGGACGACCGGCAGAGCGACGTCCTGCACCGCGGGGCGCTGGAGGTCGGGCGGAGGCTTACGGAGTCCAGGCAGGGCCAGCAGTGCACCTCCTACATCACGCTGGGGGAGTTTAAGGACGGCCGCATCGAGGTGCACAACGTGCACCATAAGATCGGCTTTGAGGTCCAGTGCGTTCGGATAGTGGTGACGGCCAGTCAGGAGGACTGGCTCATCGTGAGGACGGTCAGCGTGTGGACCGCCCAGCCCTCGGCACCCTGA